GATGCCGCCGACCTTGTGATTTGCCTGGGCTATGACATGGTGGAATACCACCCCAAGCTCTGGAACAACGGCCGCACAAAACCTGTGATTCACATAGATTTTCTGCCCGCCGAAATTGATGAAAACTACCACCCTGAACTTGAGGCCGTGGGCGATTTGGCCCACGCCCTGTGGATGCTCAACGAGCGGGTAAAGGCCACCCCCGGCGAGCTGCAATTTGATTTAAGCCAGCAGCAGGCGGTGCGCCGCGACATGACCGAAGAGCTGGCCAAGCACAAAAACGACACCACAGAAGGCGTGATTCGCCCGCAAAAAGTGCTCTGGGATGTGCGCGAGGTGATGGGCGCACACGACATTCTGCTTTCTGATGTGGGGGCCCACAAAATGTGGATTGCCCGCCACTACCAATGCCACGAGCCCAACACCTGCCTGATACCCAACGGCTTTTGTTCCATGGGCTTTGCATTGCCCGGCGCCATAGCGGCAGCGCTGGTGCACCCCGATCGCAATATCCTCGCCATATGCGGCGATGCAGGTTTCATGATGAACGTGCAGGAAATGGAAACCGCGCGCCGGCTCAACCTCAATATCACCGTGATGGTGTGGGCCGATAACGCCTACGGGCTTATTGCCTGGAAGCAAGACAACGAGTTTGGCCGCCACACAGATCTGGATTTTGGCAACCCCGATTGGCTGAAATTGGCCGAATCCTTCGATTGGCGCGGCCACGTGGTGGAAAACGCCCAGGATGTGCAAACCACACTGGCGCAATGCTTTAGCGAACCAGGCCCGAGTCTGTTGGTCATCCCCATCGACTACCGGGAAAACAACCTGCTCACCAAACGTTTGGGCGAGCTTACCTGCTCTATTTAACGCCCACCTGCACCCCTGCCCGCCAAAGCTTGCGGGCAGTTTGGTTGCCTTGCCCCCACCTTCAAACCCACCCAGATGTGCTATTGCTCGCGAGATTTGTTTAAATGGTGGCCTCATCGTTAGGCACGCTGCCCCCATTAGGCCAATAACAGCCGCACAAGCGACGGCACTATAAAGGTCTGGTTGCGTACTTAATGCATTCACTCGCTGTTAACTCACGGAGCAAACATGCAATTAGGTGAATTTATTTCCCTAGGTCTTTATTTTGTTGTCATGATCGGCATTGGTATTTACGCCTATCGCAAAACGGCTAAGGATGTATCCGGCTATATGCTCGGCGGCCGCCAATTGGGGCCAGGTGTTACCGCGCTCTCTGCCGGCGCCTCAGACATGAGCGGCTGGATCTTGATGGGCCTGCCCGGCGCCATGTATGTTTCAGGTATTTCCAGTAGCTGGATTGCCATCGGCCTGGTAACCGGTGCCTGGCTTAACTACCTGGTGGTTGCACCGCGCCTGCGTGCCTATACCGAGATCGCCGAAGACGCCATCACCATTCCCGATTATTTTGAAAAGCGTTTTGCAGATCACTCGCGCACCCTGCGCATTATTTCATCGCTGGTGATCATTATTTTCTTCACCCTCTACACCTCCTCAGGTGTGGTTGCCGGTGGCAAGCTGTTTGAAACCTCCTTCGGGCTCAGCTACTACGCAGGCCTGTACATCACCGCAGGCGTGGTGGTGGCCTACACATTGTTCGGCGGTTTTCTTGCAGTTTCCATGACGGATTTCGTGCAGGGGTGCATCATGTTTGTGGCCTTGATACTGGTACCCGTAATCGCCTTCAGCCAGTTCGATGGCCTTACAGACTTAAACCAGCATGTTGCCGCGGTTGATCCAAACCTGTTTGGCTTTTTCACAGGCATCTCGGCGCTGGGCATTATTTCCAGCCTGGCCTGGGGCCTGGGTTACTTCGGCCAGCCGCACATTATTGTGCGCTTTATGGCCATCCGCTCACTGGCCGACATCAAAGCCGCCCGCCGCATTGGCATGAGCTGGATGATCGTTACCATTGTGGGCGCACTGGCCATCGGCTTTGTGGGCGTGGGCTTTGTGGCCAAAACCCAAGCCAACTTCACAGACCCTGAAACCATTTTCATATTCTTTGCCAAATTGCTGTTTCATCCGCTGATCAGCGGCTTTTTGCTGGCGGCCATTCTTGCCGCCATCATGAGTACCATTTCTTCACAGCTGCTGGTGTCTTCCAGCTCGCTCACCGAAGATTTCTACAAAGCGTTTTTACGCAAAGATGCCCCGCAAACAGAGCTGCTGGTAGTGGGCCGGGTATCTGTGGTGGTGGTGGCCGCGGTGGCCATTGGTTTGGCCTACGATCGCTCCTCCACTATTCTCACCCTGGTGAGTAACGCCTGGGCAGGCTTTGGTGCAGCCTTCGGGCCACTGGTTATCTTCAGCCTGTTTTGGAAACGCATGACCCGTGAAGGTGCCATCGCCGGCATGATCACCGGTGCCGCAACCGTGCTGATCTGGCTCTATGCGCCTATCACCATCGATGGCCAAAGCCTCAGCAGCCTGATGTATGAAATTGTACCGGGCTTTGTATTGGCCTCACTCGCACTGGTGGGTGTTAGCCTCTGCACCAAAGCGCCCAACGCTGAATTGCAGGCCATGTTCGAGCAAACCGAGGCGCGCGTAAAAGCGCTCTAGCGCAGCCGCCCCTCACAATGCCACAGCCGCCCTTAGCGGCTGTGGCATTTTTTTTGGGCAATAGCTGGCTTTGGTGCAACGCTGCATGCCCAATATCAGGCGCAGTTGCCACGCCAATGGGGCAGCGGGCATCTGAATTGGCTCAATAGCAAACGGATAGTTTGAATACAGCACTGGTGCCGCACTATTGTGCCCGCACATCACACTGGCGTGCACTGGCAGGTTTGTAAGGCCTGGGGTGGTGCCTAGCGAGACTGCAAACGCAGTTGGGTGAAGGGCAGCGGGCCGGATTCCTCTACGCGAATGGCGGGCATAAAGGTGCCCACATCCAGCTTGGCATTCAACTGGTAGGTGAGCTCGCTGGGCGAGCGGCTGGATAAATCGCTGATTAACGCCAACACATTCATCAAACTTGCCGACACTTCAACGGTTACCGGTGTTTCGGCATAGGCCGGTAACACCGGCACCTGGTTTGCCACGCCGGAAAAAATATCGTGCCCGGCAATGCCAATGCGATAACTCATACCCCGCACACTAATGTCGGTGGCGTTGGGGTTGGTTACTGCAAGCCCCACAGCAAAGCGGTGGTGAAAGCCGTCTGAGGTAATGGGCTGCACACTCACAAGCTTTACCTCCGGTGCCTCAAGCCCGGGCTGAATGCCCGCGCAACCGCTTAATACCACAACAAGAATCAGCCATTGCGCGAAGCCTTTCATACCCGAACCTCTCATGAGTTTTACGTGGATTAGCCGCCGTAAGTGTAACTGGACTGAATGCCCAGCGGTAAACCGATAGACCAATAGATCAACAGGAAGGCCGTCCAGCACACCATAAGGGTGAGAGCGTAGGGCAGCATCAGTGAAATCAACGTGCCTATGCCCGTGCCTTTTACATAACGTTGGGCGTACACCACCACCAGCGGGAAGTAAGGCATCAAGGGCGTAATGATGTTGGAGCTGGAATCACCAATGCGATAGGCCGCCTGGGTTAAATCCGGAGAAATACCAAGCTGCATTAGCATGGGCACCAGAATCGGGCCGATTAACGCCCACTTGGCAGAGGCCGAGCCCACAAACAAATTCACAAAGGCTGTGAGCATAATCATGCCCACAACTGTCACCGAGGCGGGCAGTGCCAGTTCGCGCAAAGTGTCGGCACCCTTCACCGCCAGCAACGCGCCAATGTTGGAGGTATTAAACGCACTGATAAACAGCGAGCAGAAAAATGCCATCACGATGTAGTAGCTCATGCCATCCATCGCCTTGCTCATGGCGTTGATCACATCGCGCGAATTGCTAAAGGAGCCAGCCATGTAGCCATACACAACGCCGGGTATCACAAACAATAAAAAAATCAGCGGCACAATAGAGTGCATCAAAGGCGCGGCGAAAGAGGCCAGCTCACCATTGGGCGCACGCAGCGCCGAAGACTCAGACCAAACTGCCGCCACCAGCAGTGCAACACCCACACCCATAGAGAACAGTGCCCAGCGCAGGGCCGATTTTTCTTTATCGGTCACTTCGGCAAATTTTGGAATATCTTCCGGATCGCCATCAACTTCCACCTTGGCAAGGCGCGGCTCGATGATTTTATCGTTCAGGTACCAACCAATAAGAATCACTAAAATGCTGGATGCGCTGGTGAAAAAATAGTTATTCAAGGGGTTGATCTGAATCGCCGGGTCAACAATTTGCGCGGCACTCTGGGTGAAACTTTGCAGCAAGGGGTCAATAGCCGAGGGCACGAAGTTAGCGGCAAAACCGCCCGATACACCGGCAAAGGCCGCGGAAATACCCGCCAGCGGGTGGCGGCCCATGGCGTAGTAAATTACGCCTGCCAGCGGAATCACCAACACGTAGCCTGCATCAGTTGCAGTGTGGCTCACAATGGCCACCAGAATCACGATGGGCGTGAGCAAATACTGGGGCGTGCGATCCAGTA
This genomic stretch from Simiduia sp. 21SJ11W-1 harbors:
- a CDS encoding acetolactate synthase large subunit, with translation MQASDLMVQCLVEEGIEYIFGVPGEENADFMMSLEKTDAIRFILTRHEQGAAFMAEIYGRLTGNPAGCLGTLGPGATNLITGVADSNMDRAPMLVLTGQGASTRLHKESHQVMDVVHMFKPVTKWATTVWHPENIPEIMRKAVRVARTEKPGAVHVELPEDIAKLPTDKKPLPVRKFRRPVPDDKAINRIFERIKAAKRPIIIAGNGCIRRRASKQLRLFCEATGIGVLSTFMAKGCVDMDAPYCLYTIGLGTKDIPACAVDAADLVICLGYDMVEYHPKLWNNGRTKPVIHIDFLPAEIDENYHPELEAVGDLAHALWMLNERVKATPGELQFDLSQQQAVRRDMTEELAKHKNDTTEGVIRPQKVLWDVREVMGAHDILLSDVGAHKMWIARHYQCHEPNTCLIPNGFCSMGFALPGAIAAALVHPDRNILAICGDAGFMMNVQEMETARRLNLNITVMVWADNAYGLIAWKQDNEFGRHTDLDFGNPDWLKLAESFDWRGHVVENAQDVQTTLAQCFSEPGPSLLVIPIDYRENNLLTKRLGELTCSI
- the putP gene encoding sodium/proline symporter PutP is translated as MQLGEFISLGLYFVVMIGIGIYAYRKTAKDVSGYMLGGRQLGPGVTALSAGASDMSGWILMGLPGAMYVSGISSSWIAIGLVTGAWLNYLVVAPRLRAYTEIAEDAITIPDYFEKRFADHSRTLRIISSLVIIIFFTLYTSSGVVAGGKLFETSFGLSYYAGLYITAGVVVAYTLFGGFLAVSMTDFVQGCIMFVALILVPVIAFSQFDGLTDLNQHVAAVDPNLFGFFTGISALGIISSLAWGLGYFGQPHIIVRFMAIRSLADIKAARRIGMSWMIVTIVGALAIGFVGVGFVAKTQANFTDPETIFIFFAKLLFHPLISGFLLAAILAAIMSTISSQLLVSSSSLTEDFYKAFLRKDAPQTELLVVGRVSVVVVAAVAIGLAYDRSSTILTLVSNAWAGFGAAFGPLVIFSLFWKRMTREGAIAGMITGAATVLIWLYAPITIDGQSLSSLMYEIVPGFVLASLALVGVSLCTKAPNAELQAMFEQTEARVKAL
- a CDS encoding LEA type 2 family protein, giving the protein MKGFAQWLILVVVLSGCAGIQPGLEAPEVKLVSVQPITSDGFHHRFAVGLAVTNPNATDISVRGMSYRIGIAGHDIFSGVANQVPVLPAYAETPVTVEVSASLMNVLALISDLSSRSPSELTYQLNAKLDVGTFMPAIRVEESGPLPFTQLRLQSR
- a CDS encoding AbgT family transporter gives rise to the protein MQDTTSGSTNTKLEKILDWIERTGNKLPDPAMIFFFSLLIVWTLSWLLSSMSFSEIDPRTGAAIVVNNQLTGDSLATFLANMVKTFTGFAPLGVVLVAMLGVGVAEHSGFINTGIKRVLDRTPQYLLTPIVILVAIVSHTATDAGYVLVIPLAGVIYYAMGRHPLAGISAAFAGVSGGFAANFVPSAIDPLLQSFTQSAAQIVDPAIQINPLNNYFFTSASSILVILIGWYLNDKIIEPRLAKVEVDGDPEDIPKFAEVTDKEKSALRWALFSMGVGVALLVAAVWSESSALRAPNGELASFAAPLMHSIVPLIFLLFVIPGVVYGYMAGSFSNSRDVINAMSKAMDGMSYYIVMAFFCSLFISAFNTSNIGALLAVKGADTLRELALPASVTVVGMIMLTAFVNLFVGSASAKWALIGPILVPMLMQLGISPDLTQAAYRIGDSSSNIITPLMPYFPLVVVYAQRYVKGTGIGTLISLMLPYALTLMVCWTAFLLIYWSIGLPLGIQSSYTYGG